A genome region from Primulina eburnea isolate SZY01 chromosome 9, ASM2296580v1, whole genome shotgun sequence includes the following:
- the LOC140841322 gene encoding putative lysine-specific demethylase JMJ16 — translation MEYAALFLLLLCDHPCLLEDILTWKKLTFNTRIQKIDGLKTFYVKRKLSRTTKKLEDKRPKVSVRAEHDSLNGRAELKQANCVAVRSDFESEPEHTLQSFKKYADDFKNQYFCKNDEVTDSDVNLNAGHKNQGPLIARLEGEYWRIIENPSEKIEVLYGTDMESRALGSGFPIKSCLENKVEHSEYAESAWNLHNVPKLSASIRM, via the exons ATGGAATATGCCGCATTGTTTCTCCTTCTTCTTTGCGACCATCCATGCCTTCTTGAAGATATCCTGACATGGAAAAAATTAACTTTCAATACTCGTATTCAGAAGATTGATGGGCTTAAAACTTTCTATGTAAAGAGAAAACTATCCAGAACTACGAAGAAATTGGAAGATAAAAGGCCAAAAGTTTCAGTAAGAGCGGAGCAtgat TCTCTTAATGGAAGGGCTGAGCTCAAGCAAGCAAACTGCGTTGCTGtcagatctgattttgaatctgagccaGAACACACCTTGCAAAGCTTTAAGAAGTATGCTGATGATTTCAAGAATCAGTACTTTTGCAAGAACGACGAGGTTACAGATTCGGATGTAAACTTGAATGCTGGCCATAAAAATCAGGGACCATTAATTGCTAGATTGGAGGGTGAATATTGGCGAATCATTGAGAATCCCAGTGAGAAAATTGAG GTGCTTTATGGTACTGATATGGAAAGTCGAGCCTTGGGGAGTGGATTTCCCATAAAAAGCTGTTTAGAAAATAAAGTTGAACATTCTGAATATGCGGAATCAGCCTGGAACTTGCATAATGTCCCAAAGCTCTCTGCTTCCATTCGGATGTGA